GGCTCCGGGACTCGTCCTTTCGGAACGAGAATACTCTCCCCTCTTCAGGACACCTAAGCACACGCACGGGCATGCCTTACTTTGCCTTGTGCTCCAAGGGGGATATACAGAGACCTTCGGAACACGAGCGCGCGTGTGCGAACCTCCGCTTTTGATCTTCCATCCGGCTGAAGAGGTGCACATGGAGCAATTCCACCAAACGGGAGGACGTCTCTTCATTGTGGAATTGGAGCCGAAATGGCTAGAGCGTGTACGAGACCAAGCCCCCATCATCGAAGAGGCATTGGAATTTCGTGGTGGAGACCTCGTCTATCTGGGCACGAAACTGTATCGCGAATTTCTCCAAGGGACCGATGATATCTCGCCATTGATTATCGAGGGACTTGTGCTGACTATCTTGGGGGAGGCCTCACGTCGCTCTCCGGCACCACTTTCACAAAAGCCTCCGCCTTGGCTTCTTCAGGTACGAGAAATGCTGCACGCTCGCTTTGCAGAGCCCCTGACCCTCACGGAGATCGCCCACAACGTAGGCGTCCATCCGGTCTATCTAGCACAGATGTTTCACAAG
The genomic region above belongs to Blastocatellia bacterium and contains:
- a CDS encoding AraC family transcriptional regulator, which encodes MAQAQQRAKNGRGGWYVERLPLGYLYGEPLRSRAAPGLVLSEREYSPLFRTPKHTHGHALLCLVLQGGYTETFGTRARVCEPPLLIFHPAEEVHMEQFHQTGGRLFIVELEPKWLERVRDQAPIIEEALEFRGGDLVYLGTKLYREFLQGTDDISPLIIEGLVLTILGEASRRSPAPLSQKPPPWLLQVREMLHARFAEPLTLTEIAHNVGVHPVYLAQMFHKYFKCTVGAYIRQLRLEFARRELATSDAPLCQIALAAGFSDQSHFTRTFKRYVGVTPAQYRESLLGVRRSEKAMTPCADPDASMLSLL